Part of the Mangifera indica cultivar Alphonso chromosome 4, CATAS_Mindica_2.1, whole genome shotgun sequence genome, AATGAAAAAAATCAACACCAAGGCCCCTCCCAACACGGCATAAATTGCAGAAAGGGCAATGATAAACAACCCTGAAATGAACCGAAAGTGATTAACAAATGGACTAGTGAGGAATGAACTACACAGCAGCTTCAACATAAATTCTAAGACCACCAAGAGTAAATGGGAACTGGATTTATATCCTATAAAGATTAGATTATCAGATTCTTCATATGGttcacaataataaataatgagatTATGTATCATCTCTTAAACTTGATACCGTTAAGATCCTAGAGTAAAATCTCTGATTTTATAGGATTTGGTTCTAGGATAAAATCCTAGAATAAACTCTCtgtttttatgtttgttattttcTACTCCTCCTTTcatagttttatatttaataaaattatatacacttataatgAATACGAATTTGATACCAATAATAATGCGTCGTCATGAGATAAAGTGgtttttgaattaaggataaaataacacaattatATGGGAACGTATCATTATTAGTTTCCAAATTACTACTCATGATAAGAGCACATAGcatctttcttttatatttgtgtattccTAGAATTAAAGGATCTTAATGACCCTTACTATTATAAGCTGTAACAGAAACAACTGTTTCAGATACAACAGTAAGCTACTAACAGCTTCTAAGTTCATACAGCCATATCTTAGTATACTGTATTCTGTTAAGGTTTGAAGTTTAGTTAAATCACCAAGCACTATaaggtaaaaagaaaaagattctaAGCACTTGTACCTTTCGTCATCGAAAAATTTGCAGATGGGGCAATAATACTTTGCCATAGAGAAACCACCGCAGGAGGGTGTTGTGCAAACTGGCCCTACAGGTTGAATTTTCAAGCATCGCATGCACATCATTTCAGTAGTAGCCTTTCTgcaatcaaataaaatacaCCATCAAGCATGCAAAAGTCACACAGAATTAAGAAAGCAATAAATGACCAAAAGTTACCTATCCATAGAATGGTCACTGACTTTATCATGGCAAAACCTGCATGTAAACAACTTGCCACAGCAAGCAGCACGAACTTTGCAATTCCTCTTATAATGCTCACATCCAAAAATTCCTTTCTCAAAATCCCGAAATGATGGAGAACAGCCAAATATATCTTCACCATTGGAACATTCATTCTCTCTTGCTTGGAGTGACTTCTGTTGAGAAGCAATCCAGCGACTGACATTGTTTCATGAATAGACGAGTAAATACACGCATAATAATATGCATAAATGCAAAAACAGGATCACAGCATGATGACAGCAGAAACAGACCTGGTCATAAGATTTTGAATAAGATAAGCTTTTCTTCTGGGGTCAAGAGTTGAATCCCGAGAAACTTTTCTTATCTCTGCTTCCAGCTCATTTTGATTCATTCGGAAAATATCATTCCACCCAGGTTTAAAAGTATGATCACTGTGATCCAGGCTTTCATGGACATCAGAGCCTACAGAGTACAAATTGAAGATATATTAGCAAGAGATCATCAAATGTACAAtgttcataaatttattatgttgCAAATCTCAAGATGCAACAATAAGGAGCACAGTCCATATTTGCATCAAATTAGACAAAAGCAAAGCGAAGAATTAAGAAATTAAGAAGAAAGTCACAAACCAAGTGATGTACAACCCTCTGATGTTGCTGTGGGTGGAGCTGCTGCAGATCCTTCCCACCATTCATTAAGCCACTCACTGAACATTGTGTTTCTGGTTGCCTGCTTCCATGTGTCCATCATTATATTCTGCTCCTCTTGTGTAAGAGCTGATGTCACCCATGGGAGCATTGATTGAAGTACTTCTGCACCCGTAGTACCTATTATACGACCAACAATTTTATCCTGTTCCTCCACAGAAAAATGAATATCAAATAAGGGCCACAGCTCAAGTTCTTCTCGGAAAAGATGCTGATCTAGTGTCACTCTTATGGACTTGCACATGCCCTGAAGCTCAGTGGCTTTCTCATTGTACTTTCTCACAGCTTCATTTCTGGTAATATCATCAGAGAGACTGATATTTAAACATTCATGAAGTTGTGTAAGTTCAGAAAGCGCCGATGAAATATCTTCAAATAATTTCTCCTCCTGCCTATGATCTAGAGTGTAAGAATGACTCACATTATGAAGAGTCTCTTTAGATTCTAATGCTGGAAATACTATGTCATCTTCCGCATTACTATGAGCTCTATATAAACCCTTCAACAGATGAAATCTACCAGTAAACTGTCTAAGAAAACTCTCATTGCAATCATTAAGTTTCCCAGATTCGATGTCCAAATATTCCAAGTCTTTCCGGATGgctttatgaaatttaaataaattatcaataggTCCAGATGTGCATCCAATGTCTGCTGAACTTAAATCTGTTTCCCAGTTAAAGAGACTGGAGTTAAAGAGACTGGAGTTAAGAGAAGGTGCAGAAGGACCAAAAGACAAGGAACGAAGAGACTTTGCAGCAGCAAGAGAAGTGCCAAGATTACTGCCATTCACTCCTAAGCCAGGGACACAGCAAGATTGATTGCCACAAGATGACTTCTGCTTATTTTCAAACTGTATAGGTGAACAGGCATCACAGTTTCCTAATGGCATCAAGGTTCCACATTTGACTAGCCTtctatcatcatctttttcatcttcttgaaaCAATGCGGGCTTTTCCTCAAAAGAAAACATATGACTGCACATGCAGGATGGTTGTTTAATATCTTCTTTGCTTCCTGCCATTCTCGCAGGACAACAACCAATTGCACTTGAAGACAAGCACACATCCCTCGAATGACCTTTGCATGCCCAACCAGAAAAAAGTGTAACTAAAGCCGAATCTGATGCTGGAGCTGCATCAGATAATTATGGCAGTTAGCAACTGACAAAACAAAACAAGCAGCACACagtgcataaaaaattataataaatactaataaaaaaattaagagtgaaAATCAAGACTGAACCTGccatatacatattttgaagaAAGGACCTAGCTTCTTCTTCACTCAGTGATCCTACCAACCATGGTAAGACACATTCAATCAATTTCAAGGGCATCACACATAAGCTCTGATAGAGAAGTTCTCTCTGTCTTTTGGGGCTAAAATGTTTCCGAGCAAGTGGAAGAACCTGTTCAAGGCTGATATTAGATGGATTTGACAGAAAACAGACATGCTTGATTGAAGTTTTAAAGTGATAAAAAAGAAGACGACATTAAGGAATTATCGAAGCATTACTAACATgaggaataaaataaatagtaattagaCACCCCTCATTTCAGTAAGACTGAGCTACTTGTCATAGAGCAACAAAAAAATGCTCACCTGAACTTCCTCATTGTGGAAGTGCTTCTTTATGCTGGCCATTATAAGATCAGCCTGTGAGCACAATTTTGTGTAGAATTCAGCAGAAGATGAGTTGACTCCAGTACTTTGAATACTTTCTATCAGGCACCTCAGCTTGTCAAATTGAATTTCTTCTTCTGCATGCTCCTGAGC contains:
- the LOC123214176 gene encoding zinc finger protein BRUTUS-like isoform X1, producing MAAPFADGGGGVGGVAVMAGPVKPIDASTQSKTCLKNSVLKSPILIFLFFHKAIKSELVGLHRAAMAFATNLDAVGDISSLLERYHFLRAIYKHHCNAEDEVIFPALDIRVKNVARTYSLEHEGETILFDQLFQLLNSGMQNEESYRRELASCTGALQTSISQHMSKEEEQVFPLLIEKFSFEEQASLVWQFLCSIPVNMMAEFLPWLSTSISSDERQDMEKCLCRIIPKEKLLHQVIFAWMKGGKVSHNSCEDNWEAGCQNTGSGALVCETDMGPFACESAKTVKRKYVELSCDVANSCLSSPIDEIVLWHNAIKCELKDIAKAARKIQLSGDFSDLSAFNKRLQFIAEVCIFHSIAEDKVIFPAVDAELSFAQEHAEEEIQFDKLRCLIESIQSTGVNSSSAEFYTKLCSQADLIMASIKKHFHNEEVQVLPLARKHFSPKRQRELLYQSLCVMPLKLIECVLPWLVGSLSEEEARSFLQNMYMAAPASDSALVTLFSGWACKGHSRDVCLSSSAIGCCPARMAGSKEDIKQPSCMCSHMFSFEEKPALFQEDEKDDDRRLVKCGTLMPLGNCDACSPIQFENKQKSSCGNQSCCVPGLGVNGSNLGTSLAAAKSLRSLSFGPSAPSLNSSLFNSSLFNWETDLSSADIGCTSGPIDNLFKFHKAIRKDLEYLDIESGKLNDCNESFLRQFTGRFHLLKGLYRAHSNAEDDIVFPALESKETLHNVSHSYTLDHRQEEKLFEDISSALSELTQLHECLNISLSDDITRNEAVRKYNEKATELQGMCKSIRVTLDQHLFREELELWPLFDIHFSVEEQDKIVGRIIGTTGAEVLQSMLPWVTSALTQEEQNIMMDTWKQATRNTMFSEWLNEWWEGSAAAPPTATSEGCTSLGSDVHESLDHSDHTFKPGWNDIFRMNQNELEAEIRKVSRDSTLDPRRKAYLIQNLMTSRWIASQQKSLQARENECSNGEDIFGCSPSFRDFEKGIFGCEHYKRNCKVRAACCGKLFTCRFCHDKVSDHSMDRKATTEMMCMRCLKIQPVGPVCTTPSCGGFSMAKYYCPICKFFDDERVVYHCPFCNLCRVGRGLGVDFFHCMTCNCCLAMKLVDHKCREKGLETNCPICCDFLFTSSATVRALPCGHFMHSACFQAYTCSHYICPLCCKSLGDMAVYFGMLDALLASEELPEEYRDRCQDILCNDCDKKGSARFHWLYHKCGFCGSYNTRVIKVDSTTNPNCSTSN
- the LOC123214176 gene encoding zinc finger protein BRUTUS-like isoform X2, which codes for MQNEESYRRELASCTGALQTSISQHMSKEEEQVFPLLIEKFSFEEQASLVWQFLCSIPVNMMAEFLPWLSTSISSDERQDMEKCLCRIIPKEKLLHQVIFAWMKGGKVSHNSCEDNWEAGCQNTGSGALVCETDMGPFACESAKTVKRKYVELSCDVANSCLSSPIDEIVLWHNAIKCELKDIAKAARKIQLSGDFSDLSAFNKRLQFIAEVCIFHSIAEDKVIFPAVDAELSFAQEHAEEEIQFDKLRCLIESIQSTGVNSSSAEFYTKLCSQADLIMASIKKHFHNEEVQVLPLARKHFSPKRQRELLYQSLCVMPLKLIECVLPWLVGSLSEEEARSFLQNMYMAAPASDSALVTLFSGWACKGHSRDVCLSSSAIGCCPARMAGSKEDIKQPSCMCSHMFSFEEKPALFQEDEKDDDRRLVKCGTLMPLGNCDACSPIQFENKQKSSCGNQSCCVPGLGVNGSNLGTSLAAAKSLRSLSFGPSAPSLNSSLFNSSLFNWETDLSSADIGCTSGPIDNLFKFHKAIRKDLEYLDIESGKLNDCNESFLRQFTGRFHLLKGLYRAHSNAEDDIVFPALESKETLHNVSHSYTLDHRQEEKLFEDISSALSELTQLHECLNISLSDDITRNEAVRKYNEKATELQGMCKSIRVTLDQHLFREELELWPLFDIHFSVEEQDKIVGRIIGTTGAEVLQSMLPWVTSALTQEEQNIMMDTWKQATRNTMFSEWLNEWWEGSAAAPPTATSEGCTSLGSDVHESLDHSDHTFKPGWNDIFRMNQNELEAEIRKVSRDSTLDPRRKAYLIQNLMTSRWIASQQKSLQARENECSNGEDIFGCSPSFRDFEKGIFGCEHYKRNCKVRAACCGKLFTCRFCHDKVSDHSMDRKATTEMMCMRCLKIQPVGPVCTTPSCGGFSMAKYYCPICKFFDDERVVYHCPFCNLCRVGRGLGVDFFHCMTCNCCLAMKLVDHKCREKGLETNCPICCDFLFTSSATVRALPCGHFMHSACFQAYTCSHYICPLCCKSLGDMAVYFGMLDALLASEELPEEYRDRCQDILCNDCDKKGSARFHWLYHKCGFCGSYNTRVIKVDSTTNPNCSTSN